One window from the genome of Pyrobaculum ferrireducens encodes:
- a CDS encoding GNAT family N-acetyltransferase, giving the protein MEISIRQIYGCTECVEIARELKEWFTDRGIERLSADVRAYETYGAYLDGKLVGFVVVKLDGRLAEILWMAVRRGYQGRGIGTALLGFVERAAKSRGCSLILVKTSGDPEYEPYIRTRRFYERRGFVKALAIDEYPEWREPMALYVKCI; this is encoded by the coding sequence GTGGAGATCTCGATTAGACAGATATACGGGTGTACGGAATGCGTCGAGATAGCCAGAGAGCTCAAGGAGTGGTTTACAGATAGGGGCATAGAGAGACTGTCCGCCGACGTCAGAGCCTACGAGACTTACGGCGCATATCTAGACGGCAAGCTGGTTGGCTTCGTCGTGGTCAAACTAGACGGCCGCCTAGCGGAGATACTCTGGATGGCTGTGAGGAGGGGATATCAAGGCAGAGGCATCGGCACTGCTTTATTGGGCTTCGTCGAGCGCGCGGCCAAGAGCCGCGGCTGTAGTCTCATCTTAGTGAAGACCAGCGGCGATCCCGAATACGAACCGTACATCAGAACCAGGAGGTTCTACGAGAGGCGCGGCTTCGTGAAGGCCCTGGCCATAGACGAATATCCCGAGTGGAGAGAGCCCATGGCCCTATACGTCAAGTGCATATAG
- a CDS encoding MFS transporter: MRLERDVLGLIALIALLTIATRAVNYMVQSTVPPLARELGLTPSQLGALAAVGAVGQLIGSSVINVALGPSPRKKAVVVAAFAIPLELAMFWLSGTAELWIASFLSGLSFGVVMPNLINLASARPEYAERLLAAYSLSLSTSLVIGPAYETAILTRYGYRDVFLFFLPPAILMAALSPRIPIVGARSADLRATYRSALFSKGFVAAALAITSYNVPFIAFVTYLPIYASEELGLAKAVAYSLFLPFFAVSMLTRLYMFLRPVRDVNKAFAVSAALTLLGLAVFYASKSYLLLAAAMAILGVPHGGVFTLSTIMIVRTTSLEERNAVNSLFSSYLVILGTAVPPALGASAELWGYGAMWLVIAPAVAAMSAAFFALFGKTKEFRGLT; this comes from the coding sequence GTGCGCCTGGAAAGAGACGTCTTGGGCTTAATTGCGTTGATCGCTCTGCTGACCATAGCTACGAGAGCCGTCAACTACATGGTGCAGAGCACGGTGCCGCCTCTGGCGCGCGAGCTGGGCCTCACGCCGTCTCAGTTAGGCGCCTTGGCGGCGGTCGGCGCCGTCGGCCAGCTTATCGGCAGCTCGGTGATAAACGTAGCGCTGGGCCCGTCGCCGAGGAAAAAAGCCGTAGTTGTCGCCGCATTCGCGATCCCCCTCGAGCTGGCGATGTTCTGGCTGTCGGGGACGGCGGAGCTCTGGATCGCCTCGTTCCTATCCGGCCTGTCCTTCGGAGTGGTTATGCCCAACTTGATAAACCTGGCGTCCGCGAGGCCTGAGTACGCCGAGAGGCTACTGGCGGCATACTCCCTCTCGCTCAGCACAAGCCTCGTGATAGGCCCGGCCTACGAGACGGCAATACTGACCAGGTACGGCTACAGAGACGTGTTCCTCTTTTTCCTCCCGCCCGCGATCCTCATGGCCGCCCTATCGCCGAGGATCCCCATAGTGGGCGCCAGGTCGGCCGACCTCCGCGCTACCTACAGATCGGCGTTATTCAGCAAAGGCTTCGTTGCGGCGGCTCTCGCCATTACGTCGTACAACGTCCCCTTCATCGCCTTCGTGACCTATCTGCCCATATACGCCTCCGAGGAGCTGGGCCTCGCCAAGGCAGTTGCCTACTCGCTCTTCCTGCCCTTCTTCGCCGTGTCCATGCTCACGCGCCTCTATATGTTCCTCAGACCCGTCAGAGACGTGAACAAGGCGTTCGCCGTGTCCGCGGCGCTCACCTTGCTGGGCCTAGCCGTCTTCTACGCCTCCAAGAGCTACCTCCTGCTGGCGGCCGCCATGGCCATCCTCGGGGTGCCGCACGGAGGCGTCTTCACGCTGTCGACGATAATGATAGTCAGGACTACGTCGTTGGAGGAGAGAAACGCCGTGAACTCCCTCTTCTCCTCCTACCTGGTGATATTGGGCACGGCTGTGCCGCCCGCCCTAGGCGCGTCGGCGGAGCTCTGGGGATACGGCGCCATGTGGCTCGTCATCGCCCCAGCCGTCGCCGCCATGTCGGCGGCTTTCTTCGCCCTCTTCGGCAAAACCAAGGAGTTCAGAGGCCTTACCTGA